The Amycolatopsis solani genome has a window encoding:
- a CDS encoding WXG100 family type VII secretion target: MALGQFTISFAQMEATVGRAQQQSQQITELLDQMNRTITAQREHWLGSAADEFQSTYEWCRQQALTLPQSLDAAGRTLATVNEGTSSTESANATRFAQR, encoded by the coding sequence ATGGCTCTGGGTCAGTTCACCATCAGCTTCGCGCAGATGGAAGCCACGGTCGGGCGCGCGCAGCAGCAGTCGCAGCAGATCACCGAGCTGCTCGACCAGATGAACCGCACCATCACCGCGCAGCGCGAGCACTGGCTCGGCAGCGCGGCCGACGAGTTCCAGTCCACGTACGAGTGGTGCCGGCAGCAGGCGCTGACGCTGCCGCAGTCGCTCGACGCCGCCGGCCGCACGCTGGCGACGGTCAACGAGGGCACGTCGAGCACCGAGAGCGCCAACGCGACGCGGTTCGCGCAGCGCTGA
- a CDS encoding WXG100 family type VII secretion target has translation MAAQNGAKVDTGIMRQGASTITDTGQGITGVNRQVDATMQELLGTWRSDAAVVFHEAMGTFDRTVQTIVDRLNTLSQHVTTGANDYDRQDEDNTSNVRQQAATIGGLPGF, from the coding sequence GCCAAGGTAGACACCGGGATCATGCGCCAAGGCGCTAGCACCATCACCGACACCGGCCAGGGCATCACGGGCGTCAACCGCCAGGTCGACGCCACCATGCAGGAGCTGCTGGGGACCTGGCGCTCGGACGCGGCCGTGGTCTTCCACGAGGCGATGGGCACGTTCGACCGCACCGTGCAGACGATCGTGGACCGGCTGAACACGCTTTCCCAGCACGTCACGACCGGCGCGAACGACTACGACCGCCAGGACGAGGACAACACCTCGAACGTCCGCCAGCAGGCCGCGACCATCGGTGGCCTGCCCGGCTTCTGA